A single genomic interval of Spirosoma taeanense harbors:
- a CDS encoding right-handed parallel beta-helix repeat-containing protein, giving the protein MSTDTTIEVSNPPMTLFSAGRLRLSATSLPAVYITDSNKQGIFTYDPSDLTTPHDGVMTIVTITNKRYKRQMAGLRGMDASWFGLKGDGKTDNTAAFTTAKQAAVLYKLPLIIPAGQFLFKTTATLASGLTLKGAGMDKTIFTFGNDFSGKSLFEGVGCSNLTLEDFSITGIAKELEAGIRLNSFPNHATAITLNRLKIIDFWGHGIMLGGSGPKETHFNEEVTITNCRIHRIGQPGALVIKKDSDELFHGIHLNQTTKKLLIQGNFITDCSGDGIFAWQFNNPADQEASAYQIKDNFIARTWMGIEMMSFGANNKSQISDNIVLYPNRNYGFGISVTGDFTDVSGNLVATIERIPLELGMNRGTVSNNRLVISLKKTSEEIGSDTFDDSGEALALAQLYNNAVKFTGNLGYVEARRANGTLAPKLIRGVEIVGKHGEFPPTVFTDYASYPDISDNSFFGLTGAAVCALVTPIRKAQIRNNVFQLSDLRYDSGIIIYGFDWDISNNVFDLTGAAAPVNGNGLVKVHNTLQSNTGTRSQVHLNRFYAPVGWNLVDNSQYVSTINFFIDPVSSDLTVDLAGIKIKAQQGALTQQLSFFGAAPIQKPAPLTSDINLKATDNYGIGEQTIITNLQIRLQELETTLKKVGLQN; this is encoded by the coding sequence GTGTCGACGGACACTACTATTGAAGTGAGTAATCCGCCCATGACCCTGTTTTCGGCCGGGCGCCTGCGGTTGTCTGCTACGTCGTTACCAGCTGTCTATATTACGGATAGCAACAAACAAGGAATCTTTACGTACGACCCGTCGGATCTGACAACTCCCCATGACGGTGTAATGACGATCGTAACGATTACCAACAAACGTTATAAACGCCAGATGGCCGGTTTACGCGGTATGGATGCCAGCTGGTTCGGACTTAAGGGCGATGGCAAGACCGATAATACCGCAGCCTTTACGACTGCGAAACAGGCTGCGGTGCTTTACAAACTCCCGCTTATTATACCGGCCGGCCAGTTTTTGTTCAAAACAACCGCGACGCTTGCCAGTGGATTGACCCTGAAGGGAGCGGGTATGGACAAGACTATATTTACGTTCGGCAATGATTTTTCGGGAAAATCGCTATTTGAAGGGGTTGGATGCAGCAATTTAACTTTGGAAGACTTTAGCATCACCGGGATTGCCAAAGAACTGGAGGCAGGAATTCGACTGAATTCGTTCCCGAATCACGCTACGGCTATCACCCTCAATCGGCTGAAAATTATTGATTTCTGGGGACACGGTATTATGCTGGGCGGCAGCGGCCCAAAGGAGACCCATTTCAACGAGGAAGTCACTATAACTAACTGTCGTATTCATCGGATTGGGCAACCAGGCGCTCTGGTCATCAAAAAAGATTCGGATGAGCTTTTCCACGGTATACACTTGAACCAGACCACTAAAAAATTACTCATTCAGGGAAATTTTATTACCGATTGTTCAGGAGATGGCATTTTTGCCTGGCAGTTTAATAATCCGGCCGATCAGGAAGCGTCTGCTTATCAGATAAAAGACAATTTTATTGCCCGCACCTGGATGGGAATCGAAATGATGAGTTTCGGCGCCAACAATAAAAGTCAGATTAGTGATAACATTGTCTTGTATCCGAATCGCAATTACGGCTTCGGCATTTCAGTTACCGGCGATTTTACGGATGTCTCGGGAAACCTGGTCGCTACGATCGAACGCATTCCTCTGGAACTAGGCATGAACCGGGGAACCGTTTCGAACAACCGGTTGGTCATTTCACTAAAGAAAACGTCAGAAGAGATTGGGTCCGATACGTTTGATGATTCGGGCGAAGCCCTGGCACTGGCTCAATTGTATAATAACGCGGTTAAGTTCACCGGAAATCTGGGTTACGTAGAGGCCCGTAGAGCTAATGGAACGCTCGCTCCCAAACTCATCCGGGGGGTCGAAATAGTTGGTAAGCATGGTGAATTTCCTCCTACTGTATTCACTGATTATGCGTCCTACCCAGATATCAGTGATAACAGTTTTTTTGGTCTGACCGGAGCCGCAGTCTGCGCGCTGGTAACGCCCATCCGAAAAGCGCAGATCCGGAACAATGTGTTTCAACTGAGCGACTTAAGATATGACAGCGGTATTATTATCTATGGCTTTGACTGGGACATTTCCAATAACGTATTTGACCTGACAGGCGCTGCCGCTCCAGTAAATGGTAACGGCCTGGTGAAAGTACATAATACCCTTCAGAGTAATACAGGCACCCGATCACAGGTGCACCTCAATCGATTTTACGCACCAGTCGGCTGGAATCTGGTTGATAACTCGCAGTATGTTTCGACAATCAATTTTTTCATTGATCCGGTCTCCTCAGACCTTACGGTTGACCTGGCGGGCATAAAAATTAAAGCGCAGCAGGGAGCACTTACACAACAGCTTAGCTTTTTTGGGGCTGCACCAATCCAAAAGCCAGCTCCTCTGACTTCTGATATCAATCTGAAAGCTACAGACAATTATGGTATTGGTGAACAGACGATCATTACTAATCTACAAATTCGACTGCAGGAATTAGAAACAACCTTAAAAAAAGTAGGGCTTCAGAATTAG
- a CDS encoding glycosyltransferase family 4 protein, with the protein MNVLWIGAYPHYKFLQGHPVPWMTMLANQLASLPDISLTVVSYHSDISQDETIRLNGVTFVYLKVPDDKVDLLMGYSQRIKRMRAYLAEVEDGFDVLHIHGSEQQYQVMGAYTKLPTVLSVQGIVTEYLNYLPRKIDYRHASWRVAAYYEKKFLPHINHFICRTHWDTEHTLRLCPGAVVHQNWEPIRHEFYEPLNPRPNQATALLFVGGLNPIKGIRELLQVFDRLSQQGNFRLIITGAGNKIQLSALIRSYSLTNINLDRVEHRGQLNSSDLRATYEEAFCLVHPSYIDNSPNSICEAQLAGLPVVASDVGGVSSLITSGSTGLLTSLDVKSIADAVLTLWNNPALARSIADMARLVALQRHDAKQILQNTLKIYDAVMAAHSYA; encoded by the coding sequence ATGAACGTTCTCTGGATAGGAGCTTATCCTCATTATAAATTTCTTCAGGGGCATCCGGTACCCTGGATGACCATGCTGGCAAACCAACTGGCTTCCCTACCGGATATTAGCCTGACCGTTGTTAGTTACCATTCGGATATTAGCCAGGATGAAACCATAAGGCTGAATGGTGTCACGTTTGTCTATCTGAAAGTGCCAGACGATAAAGTAGACTTACTGATGGGCTACAGTCAGCGTATTAAGCGAATGCGGGCGTATCTGGCAGAAGTTGAAGACGGTTTTGATGTGCTTCATATTCATGGTTCTGAACAGCAGTACCAGGTTATGGGCGCTTATACCAAACTCCCGACGGTATTGTCGGTTCAGGGAATTGTGACAGAATACCTCAACTATCTTCCCCGGAAAATTGACTATCGGCATGCCTCCTGGCGGGTGGCGGCTTATTACGAAAAGAAGTTTCTCCCCCATATCAATCACTTTATCTGCCGAACGCACTGGGATACTGAACATACGTTACGGTTATGCCCGGGTGCTGTTGTTCACCAGAACTGGGAGCCGATTCGTCATGAATTCTACGAGCCGTTAAACCCCAGACCCAATCAGGCTACTGCCCTGCTGTTCGTGGGCGGCCTTAACCCAATTAAAGGTATTCGTGAACTGCTGCAGGTGTTTGACCGGCTGAGCCAGCAGGGTAATTTCCGGCTGATTATTACCGGTGCCGGGAATAAAATTCAGCTAAGCGCATTGATTCGCTCATATAGCTTAACGAATATTAACCTGGATCGAGTGGAACATCGGGGCCAACTGAACAGCAGTGACTTAAGAGCCACTTACGAAGAGGCCTTCTGTCTGGTTCATCCTTCCTACATTGACAATAGTCCGAACAGCATCTGCGAAGCTCAGCTTGCCGGTTTGCCAGTGGTTGCCTCAGACGTCGGTGGCGTCAGTTCGCTGATTACCTCTGGCAGTACAGGCCTGTTAACCTCGCTCGATGTTAAGTCAATTGCCGATGCTGTTCTGACCTTATGGAATAATCCGGCGCTGGCCCGTTCAATAGCGGATATGGCCCGTTTGGTTGCTCTGCAGCGGCATGATGCTAAACAGATTTTACAAAATACCCTGAAAATTTATGATGCCGTAATGGCTGCTCATTCATACGCCTGA
- a CDS encoding bZIP transcription factor, whose translation MTDHPRESSQSGTSSNFFRGRNAGNQTRTGENNVYIGNNAGNGVSVNGSNNTAIGFESGRGNAAGSTNTFLGYHADANFVGIENATAIGAHAVVSASNAMVLGNGSVNVGIGSSNPQNRLHILGGLPNTAGIRVSNLTAASSPVVVTDRFLTVNASGDIVLGSLEKTKQPDSVSQYWMLSNNYLRNIRSQGLILGNNITRTPPGYRLFVQDGIMTEKLKVAIKSTADWSDYVFEEGFRLKTLGEVERYVKTHKHLPDVPTAGKVVQDGIDIAQMNALLLKKIEEITLYLIQLEKANKLLNQRNKQLSAITSQQQRDLKQLKQRQAALENRLLQAK comes from the coding sequence ATGACGGACCACCCCCGCGAATCATCGCAGTCAGGCACCTCTAGCAATTTTTTTCGGGGACGTAATGCGGGCAATCAAACCAGGACAGGAGAAAATAATGTCTATATCGGCAATAACGCCGGGAATGGCGTAAGTGTAAACGGCTCCAACAATACCGCCATTGGCTTTGAGTCCGGCAGAGGAAACGCAGCCGGCTCAACGAACACGTTCCTGGGCTATCACGCCGATGCCAACTTTGTGGGTATCGAGAATGCAACCGCAATCGGCGCTCATGCCGTTGTTAGTGCCAGTAACGCAATGGTGCTGGGCAACGGTTCTGTTAATGTTGGTATTGGATCGAGCAATCCACAGAACCGCCTGCATATCCTTGGCGGCCTGCCTAATACCGCTGGCATACGGGTCAGCAACCTTACGGCTGCCAGTAGTCCCGTTGTAGTAACTGACCGATTTCTGACGGTTAATGCCTCGGGCGATATTGTACTGGGAAGCCTGGAGAAAACAAAGCAACCCGATTCGGTGTCGCAGTACTGGATGCTTTCCAACAACTATCTTCGGAATATACGTTCACAAGGCCTGATTCTTGGCAATAACATAACCAGAACGCCCCCCGGCTATCGGTTATTTGTGCAGGATGGAATTATGACCGAAAAGCTGAAAGTAGCCATTAAAAGCACGGCAGATTGGTCGGACTATGTCTTTGAGGAAGGGTTTCGACTTAAGACCCTGGGCGAAGTTGAACGATATGTAAAAACTCATAAGCACCTGCCTGACGTACCAACGGCTGGAAAAGTTGTGCAAGACGGTATCGACATAGCACAAATGAATGCATTACTTCTGAAAAAGATTGAAGAAATAACGCTTTACCTAATTCAGCTGGAAAAAGCCAATAAACTGCTGAACCAACGGAATAAGCAGTTATCAGCCATTACCAGCCAGCAACAGCGCGATCTGAAGCAACTCAAACAACGACAGGCGGCTCTTGAGAATCGTTTGCTTCAGGCAAAATAA
- a CDS encoding glycosyltransferase family 4 protein, translated as MTISTDGGAFYKSAIIWLIASLFIKKRIVMLHEKGIAVTAQKNSFNRFLASQMLSKSSLVVTSAYLLSEFEGYATPKFVVSSGTPGTSFSRPDVTTQQFKPRLLFMSNLLVEKGVLVFINICKALADRHFDFTAVIVGKEADVSIRQLTALIQQYQLQHYVSIVGPKYDEDRDECLRNADLLIFPTFYKRETTPLVIQEAFKFGVIPIASSEGAIADMIDHKVDGFIIDPANIGCYCDKIILLSQNKALLNAFRAAGRKKFDTRFRLALFEENLTNVLDITLNNKPA; from the coding sequence ATGACAATAAGCACGGATGGTGGAGCTTTTTATAAATCAGCTATTATCTGGCTCATAGCCAGCCTGTTTATCAAGAAGCGAATCGTTATGCTGCACGAAAAAGGAATAGCTGTGACAGCGCAGAAAAACAGCTTCAACCGGTTTCTGGCTTCACAGATGTTATCCAAATCCAGCCTAGTTGTTACCTCCGCTTATTTATTATCGGAGTTCGAAGGATACGCCACGCCAAAATTTGTGGTCAGCAGCGGCACGCCCGGAACAAGTTTCAGCCGCCCCGACGTAACCACGCAGCAGTTTAAACCGCGACTGTTGTTTATGTCGAATCTACTGGTTGAAAAAGGCGTCCTGGTGTTCATTAATATCTGTAAGGCGCTGGCTGATCGTCATTTCGATTTCACCGCGGTCATTGTAGGCAAAGAGGCTGATGTTTCAATCAGGCAGTTGACGGCCTTAATTCAACAATATCAACTCCAGCATTACGTCAGCATAGTCGGTCCCAAATATGACGAAGACCGGGACGAATGTCTTCGGAACGCCGACTTACTTATTTTCCCCACGTTCTATAAGCGGGAAACCACACCATTAGTCATTCAGGAAGCCTTTAAATTTGGCGTCATCCCAATTGCTTCGTCAGAAGGCGCCATAGCTGATATGATTGATCATAAAGTGGATGGATTCATAATTGACCCGGCTAACATTGGCTGCTATTGCGACAAAATCATCTTATTGTCTCAGAATAAAGCACTCCTCAACGCTTTTCGGGCGGCTGGCCGTAAAAAGTTTGATACCCGATTTCGCCTGGCGCTGTTTGAGGAAAATCTGACTAATGTTCTGGACATTACCCTGAACAATAAACCTGCCTGA
- a CDS encoding 4'-phosphopantetheinyl transferase family protein, which translates to MAFSLITCSTRPTVVWKDLPDSLALRPAEIVLVRIPISDLESVVSNLFSLLQPDELIRASRFLQEKDRLRFGITRAITRLLLSRIVNQRPSQIQFITSGAYTKPRLGNSSDVRFNVSHSGNWAVIAIARDSEVGVDVEQIKPELAFQDIVPETFSTAERHWIETTSNARERFFVLWTRKEALLKAMGIGIHEAIPLLPVLDGSHRTESALSGLHGDWRVESFTLAVNYPATVAYTLVPALPQLHFFQIDSRNLRQLMINNDL; encoded by the coding sequence ATGGCCTTCTCGTTGATTACATGCAGCACCCGGCCGACGGTAGTATGGAAGGATTTGCCCGATAGCCTAGCCTTGCGCCCGGCTGAAATCGTTCTGGTGCGAATCCCGATTTCTGATCTGGAATCGGTGGTCTCAAACCTGTTTTCGCTGTTACAACCCGATGAACTGATACGTGCCAGTCGGTTCCTTCAGGAAAAGGATAGACTACGTTTTGGCATAACCCGGGCTATAACCCGGCTGCTGTTAAGCAGGATTGTTAATCAGCGTCCCTCCCAGATCCAATTTATTACGTCTGGAGCTTACACAAAACCAAGGCTTGGTAATTCTTCTGATGTGCGGTTCAACGTATCCCATTCGGGCAACTGGGCCGTGATTGCCATTGCCAGGGACAGTGAAGTAGGGGTAGACGTGGAGCAGATAAAGCCAGAACTTGCTTTTCAGGACATTGTACCAGAGACCTTCAGTACCGCAGAAAGACACTGGATTGAAACTACAAGTAATGCCCGGGAGCGCTTTTTTGTACTGTGGACGCGAAAAGAGGCTTTGTTAAAGGCTATGGGCATTGGTATTCACGAAGCGATTCCGTTACTACCGGTTCTGGATGGCAGCCACCGGACCGAAAGTGCCTTATCGGGTCTGCACGGCGACTGGCGGGTAGAAAGTTTTACGCTGGCTGTCAATTATCCCGCAACCGTAGCCTATACTTTAGTGCCCGCCCTGCCACAACTTCATTTTTTTCAGATTGATAGCCGTAATCTGCGTCAGTTAATGATTAATAATGACCTCTGA
- a CDS encoding glycosyltransferase, with protein MPLTALAPIVLFAYKRPHELQRTLQALQANHLAPYSQLYVFVDGPSQPTDVAKVEQVRQLVAGIEGFAGVVRVIREANLGCAASVIAGVSEVLARHDSVIVVEDDIVTAPNFLDFMNQALIQYAAQKNVYSIGGYTFPFRKPTDYKADGYFFGRHCAWGWGIWADRWQTIDWAVQDFHAFMNDAAQRRAFSQSGDDLVRMLRRTMEGELDAWDIRLCFHLFRQGATTLYPTVSKVENIGFYSADGTNTNVFNRYKTPLDAGRQRLFTLPEQIQENALFARQFRQRYSLPVRAWNRLKTYAGLR; from the coding sequence ATGCCCCTGACTGCATTAGCCCCGATTGTGTTGTTTGCTTACAAGCGTCCCCATGAGCTGCAACGCACCCTGCAGGCCCTGCAGGCCAACCACCTGGCCCCCTACAGCCAGCTCTACGTCTTTGTGGATGGGCCCAGCCAGCCGACCGATGTGGCCAAGGTTGAGCAGGTGCGCCAGCTGGTGGCGGGCATCGAGGGCTTTGCGGGGGTGGTTCGTGTGATACGGGAAGCGAATCTGGGCTGTGCTGCGTCGGTGATAGCGGGGGTAAGCGAGGTGCTGGCTCGTCACGATTCGGTGATAGTGGTGGAGGATGACATTGTGACGGCGCCCAACTTTCTGGACTTCATGAACCAGGCGCTTATTCAGTATGCCGCTCAGAAAAACGTGTACTCAATTGGTGGATATACCTTCCCGTTTAGAAAACCGACTGATTACAAAGCAGATGGGTATTTTTTTGGCCGGCACTGCGCGTGGGGCTGGGGCATCTGGGCCGACCGCTGGCAAACCATTGACTGGGCCGTTCAGGATTTCCATGCATTTATGAATGATGCCGCTCAGCGGAGGGCGTTCAGCCAGAGTGGAGATGACCTGGTGCGAATGCTACGGAGAACTATGGAAGGTGAACTGGACGCCTGGGATATCCGGCTTTGCTTTCATCTGTTCAGGCAAGGCGCCACTACCTTGTACCCGACCGTATCGAAGGTTGAGAATATTGGTTTTTACTCCGCAGATGGCACCAACACCAATGTCTTTAATCGGTATAAAACCCCACTGGATGCTGGCAGGCAGCGCCTGTTTACCTTACCCGAACAGATTCAGGAGAATGCCCTGTTCGCCCGTCAATTCAGACAACGTTATAGCTTGCCAGTTCGGGCGTGGAATCGGTTGAAGACTTACGCTGGACTACGGTAA